GGGACCGGCCAGGGTGCCGGGAGTGAAGTCGTCCAGGGTCCGTTCACCGTTAACCCAGACGTCGACGGTGAGGCCGGGAACACCGTGCAGGACGGACAGCCGGGCATCTCCCTCGGCAGCCTGGGCGGGGCCGGCGAAAGCCAGTGCCGCCGCGATTGCCACTGCTCCTGATGCGAAAATGCTGGTGCGCATGATTTCTCCTTCTTCGGCCCGCGGTGCGGGCGGTTTTTGCTTACACACCTACTACCGCCGCGGGCCGCCATCTGGATGCACCTGCATGAAAGATTTTTGGAGGAAGTTCTTTGGGCGCTGCCGCGCTCAGCGGAAAGCCGGCAGCCGCACGCAGGCCGCCGGGGCATCTGAGGGCTTAGGAGCCGTTTTCCATGACGGCGGATGTACGGGCATGACTCCCCGTTTCTGTCCGTGTCGATACATTGAGGGCCAGTTGAATCCGGGTAAAGGCGATGGTTTGGTGAGGTAACGATCCAACGAGAGGCCAATCCATGACAGCCACATCAGATCTTGCTCCGCGCCGGCTTCGCGATATTTTTGGAAACTTTGCCAGCGGGCTGACGGTGATCACCAGTTCCACCGCAAACGGGCGTGCCGGCTTCACGTGCCAGTCCTTCGCTTCGCTTTCCCTGGACCCTGCGCTGGTGACGTTCAGCCCGGCGCGGACCTCCAGCACCTGGCCGGCGTTGAGGGAGGCGGGTTCCTTCACGGTCAACATCCTTCCCGCTGAGCACCAGCACCTGGCCGGCCAGTTCGCCCGCTCGGGGGCGGACAAGTTCGCCGGCGTGAGCCACTCGTCCTCGCCCCTGGGTAACCCGGTCCTGGATGACGCGCTGGCCTGGATCGACTGTGAGTTGCACGCAGAGTACGACGGCGGCGACCACACCATTGTGGTGGCCGCAGTGCGCCACCTCAGCGCACGGCAGGACGCGGAACCATTGCTGTTTTTCAAGGGCCGGTACGCGGAACTGGCGCCTGCCGGACGCCTGCTGGAGGCTGCCGGCTGACACTGGTTCGGGCCTGGCACGGCACCGGACCTCAAAGGCCTGCCGTCACCATCCGGAGTTGGCATTAAAAAGCAGGTTGCCGGCCCGCCGTTACGGCGAAGTGGCAACCTGCTTGATGTTTATCTAGTCCCGTTGTGGCTTGCCGGCATCGTTGACAGGGCAATACCGGCATCAATATGAAATGAAGGCAACGAGTTCGCCCACCCGGTCCTCCGGATAGTTCCGGGCAATGTCGGCCTGGCTGACGACGCCCACCAGGTTGTGCCCGTCAATGACCGGCAACCTCCGGACCTGGTGGTCCTGCATGGTCCTGATGGCCTCCTCGATCGAATCATCGGCCCCGATAGTCACGGGCTTGCCTTCAGCGAATTGACCGGCCGTGGCCGTCCGTGGATCTCCACCCTCCGCCAGGCACTTAACCACGATGTCCCGGTCCGTCAGCATGCCCTTGAGGCGGTTGTCCTCGCCGCAGATGGGCAGTGAGCCGACGTCAAGATCCTTCATCTTCCGCGCGGCCGCTTCCAGGGTTTCGTTTTCACCCACGCACTCCGCGCCCCCGGTCATGATTTCCCGTGCCGTTGCCATAATCGCTCCTTGGTCCATGATGTGGTGCCGACTCTGCGGCCTGTTCGGATGGCCTTCGGGACATGGCTTGCAGTGGACGGCCCGGAGAACCCGCCGATGACCAAAATGCTAAGCCTGCTGATTATCTGTGTCCAGCGCTGCCGGATCGCAGCACACTGGCGGGCCGCATTCTTCTGGAGATCCGTTCTTGCTTCGCTGCGATCAGGTAGTAAGCTTGCTGACCAATACTAGTAAGCCTGCTGATTAATTTGACGACAGGAGTAGGGCTATGGGAACCATTTTTGCTGCCACCTCGGCACTGGTGGTCGCCGCTGCCGGTGCGGCCGCGGCTCTCAGCGCTCCCTTTGGTGCTGCCGGCCACGGAGGCCAGTACCTTGCCGGCCACGTGCTCCTGGGGTTGGGCCTCGGGCAGTCGATCGCCATCCTGCTGCGGATCGCAGTCAAGCGGCTGGTAGCACGGCGGGCAGTCGGCAATGCCCCTGCGGCTCCGGGGCAGACGGCTCCGGAGCGAGTACTGCCGGCCCGTCCGGCAACAATGGCCCCCGCAGCAGTGGCCTCCGGAGCAGTGACCTCCAGAGCAGTGGCTCAGGCACCCGCTGCCCGGGCAGCTACTGCTCCGGTAACCGTACTGCCGGCACCGCCTGCCGCGCTGGGTTCGCTGCGGGGCAGGCATGCCGCCTGAAGCGTCGGCGCCCCCCGGGGTCATTGCCGGCAGACCTGGCCGGAAGGCCTTCCGGCTGTGGCGGGCGGCGGCCCTGGCAGGTGCCGCGTGCGTTGCCTTGGCCCTATATGCCGCCTCCCCGCTGCTGCGGCCCCCGGATTCCGATGAGGGGACGCTTCGGGGCCTGCAGATCAGGGTCCTGAACATCAGCCAGGCGGCAGCAGAAAACAGAATGGACGGTGCCCTCGCGGCACTGGAAGCGCTGGAGAAGGACCTGAACGACGCCGCCGGCCAAGGTTTGATCTCCCTGTCCCGCTACCGCGGAATCGAAGCTGCAGTTGAGGACGTGCGGGCAGACATCGCCGGCCAGCTCGCGGCAGCATCCGCGGACACTGCCGCAACCGCATCGGATACGTCCACACCCGACGAACCGGCGCAAACGCAACAGGCACCCGGGACCGGACCCGAACAGCCTGCCGTTGTTCCGGTCCCGGCCCCGTCTGCGGTCCAACCGGAACCGGTATTGCCGGATCCGGCCAGTGAAGCCAGGGGCAAGGGGAAAGTGAAGGGAAAACCCTAGCTTCAGTTCCGGGCACAATGGACGGATGACTTCTCCGGGCAGGCAGCAACAGCCGTTCGCCGGCAAACCGTTCGACCTGGCGGCCGTTGGTGCCGGGCTGGTCTTCGCGGACTCCTTGGCTGCCCTCACGCAGGTGCTGGGTGGCGGGGCCGGCCGGGCGGCAGTGGTGCAGGCCCCGCCAGGCACCGGTAAGACCACGCTCGTCCCGCCGCTGCTGGCAAACCTCCCGGTGCACGGCGGCGGGCGGATCGTTGTCACCCAGCCCCGCCGCGTTGCTGCCCGGGCCGCTGCCAGGCGCCTCTCCTCGCTTGACGGCAGCCCCCTGGGCAGCCGCGTGGGCTATTCCGTTCGCGGGGAGCGGCAGGCGGGCCCGGGAACCGTCGTCGAATTTCTCACACCCGGCATCCTGCTGCGCCGCCTGCTGGCCGACCCCGGACTCGAGGGCGTGGCCGCGGTGGTCCTGGACGAGGTCCACGAACGCGGGCTGGAAACGGATCTGCTGGTGGGCATGCTCGCCGAGGTCAGGGAATTGCGGGGTGACCTTACCGTCGTGGCCATGTCCGCCACCCTGGACGCACCCCGGTTTGCCGCACTGCTTTCCACTGACGCTGGCGGAGCGCACGACGGCGGAACGCCGGCTCCCGTGGTGGACTGTCCCTCGGCTCTCCACCCCCTTCAGATCGACTGGCAGCCGGCGCCGGGACCGCGGCTGGATGGCAGGGGAGTGACGCCCACTTTCCTGGACCACGTGGCGCGGACGGCTGCGGAGGAGCTCACCCGCGCCCTCAGCGCCGACAGCTCGACGGACGCCCTCGTTTTCCTCCCCGGCGCGAGGGAAGTTTCCCGGGTTGCGGCCGATCTTAAAAGGCGGCTGGGAACTGGCGTTGACGTCCTGGAACTCCATGGCCAGGCGGCCGCCGCTGATCAGGACCGGGCGGTTTCCGGGCGGCTGCCCGGCGGCAATCCCAGGGTGATCGTCTCCACCGATCTTGCCGAGTCCTCCCTTACTGTTCCGGGTGTCCGGCTGGTCATTGATTCCGGCCTCACCCGGGAACCCCGCCGTGACGCCGGGAGGGGCATGAGCGGACTGGTCACCGTTTCCTGCTCCCGCGCCTCGGCCGACCAGCGCGCCGGGCGTGCTGCCCGCCAAGGTCCCGGCCGTGTTGTGCGGTGTTATGACCAGCAGGCCTATGGTGCCGCCCCGGCCCACGTAACGCCCGAAATCAGGGTGGCGGACCTCGCGGGAGCCGCGCTGCTGCTCGCGGCCTGGGGAGCTCCGCGGGGTGTTGGCCTCGCCCTGCCGGACCAGCCGCCGCAACAGGCCATGGACGATGCCATGGAGGTCCTGCGCGAACTTGGGGCCGTGGCCGAAGATGGCCACGCCACCGGCATGGGGCGGCTGCTGGCAACCATTCCGGCTGATCCGCGGCTGGGCCGGGCCCTGCTGGACGGAGCGGCCGCCGCGGGTCAGCTGGCTGCGGCGGAGGCAGTGGCGCTGGTGTCGGGTGACCATCGCGCCCCCGGGGCCGACCTCACCCGTCTCCTGTCCCAGCTGCGGAATGAACCAGGCCCGGCTGCCCGGCGCTGGGCGGAGGACACCCGCCGCCTTGCTGCCCTGGCGCAGCGGGGGCCGCTCTCCACCTCACCCGCCCTGCCGTCGCCGGTGACCGGCACTGCGGTGGTGGGGGCCGTCGTCGCACTGGCCTTCCCGGACCGGGTGGCACGCCTGGTGGGCGGCGGCGCACCGAACCGCTACCTGCTGTCCTCCGGAACCCGCGCCGGCTTGCCGGCCGGCAGCTCCCTGTCCGGCCACGAATGGCTGGCCGTGGCGGAAGTAACCCGGGCCGATGGCAGGGACTCCGCCGGTACCGGCGCCGTGATCCGGTCGGCTGCGCCGCTGACACCCGACCTTGCCGAGGCCGCAGCTTCGCACCTCCTGGCCGAGGCGGTTGAGGCAGAGTTTGCCGGCGGGCGCGTTTCCGCACGGAGGGTACGCCGCCTCGGGGCGATCGTCCTGGCCTCCACCCCCGTCCGGCCGTCGCCCGCCGAGGGGCGCGCCGCCGTCGCTGAGGCTTTGAAGAGGGAAGGCCTCGGGGTCCTGGAATGGTCGACGGCGGCCGACGCGCTGCGCCGCCGGCTCGCCTTCCTCCACCGAGGACTGCGCGCGCCCTGGCCGGATGTCTCGGACCAGTCCCTGCTGCTGCGGCTGCAGGAATGGCTGGGTCCGGAGCTGGAACAGCTCGCCGGCGGAACGGCCGCACGTTCCATTGACCTGGCCCACCCGCTCCGCCGGCTGCTGCCCTGGCCTGAAGCCGCCAAGCTCGATGACCTCGCGCCGGAATGGCTCGAGGTACCCAGCGGGTCACGGATCAGGATCGAGTACCCGGACGCGTCGGATGAGACGGCCCGCCCGGTGGTGGCCGTCAAGCTGCAGGAATGCTTCGGGTGGGCAGAGACACCCCGCCTCCTCGGCGGCCGCGTGCCGGTGCTGTTCCACCTGCTGTCACCGGCCCGGCGCCCTCTGGCTGTCACCGACGATCTCACCTCGTTCTGGTCCGGTCCCTACGCGCAGGTCCGGGCCGAAATGCGCGGCCGCTACCCCAAGCACCCCTGGCCTGAGGATCCCTGGTCGGCTACGGCCACGGCACGGGTCAAGCCGCGTCAGTAGCTGCTTCCGGGCACGCCCAGGCAGCAGAACCAGGGGCGTGAGAACTAAGATACACAGCCGAAACTTCCCGTCGACGTGCTGAAACATGCCCCGGTTAGGCTCGTTCCTACCTGGACAGAGTGGTCCACATCAGACATGGAAGGACGTAGAGATGTTTCTTTTGAACAGCCTTAACTTTTTGCTGGACGGCCGGCGCAATGAGGAGGGCCGGCCCCACAACGGTGCCGGCGGAAGCAGCGAGTTTCCCGAAGGCCGCCTGACCTCCGCCGCCTGGGAGGGCTGGTGGCACGAGGAGGCAGCAGCGTAGCTCTGCTTTCCCCTGGCGTGTGCCGTGGCGGGCCTCAGGGGGTAGCCCCACCAGGGGCGCCCTGTGTCAGGACTGGTCCTGAATGAAGGCGGCCACCGGCTGGGCCAGTGAAGCGCCGGCCTCAGCTGCGGGGCGCTTCATGCCGGCGACGGCGAAGGAGTGGTCGGCTCCCTCCACCCACTGGAGGACAGCATTGGTGCCGATGCGGGACACCACGTCCGCCAGGATCTCCGAACTGGCGAACGTGTCGCGGCTGCCCTGCAGGAACAGCATGGGCGTCGCCAGCCCGTACAGGTGCTCGTCCCGCAGCTTTTCCGGTTTTCCGGGTGGATGCAGGGGATAGCCCAGGTACACCAGCCCGGCGGCTTCCATTCCCTCCGCCACAGCCATGGACGCCATCCGGCCGCCGAAGGATTTGCCGGCCGCCCAGAGAGGGCCGGTGTCCTGGTGCTTCGCTGCCTCCTCAGCCGCCGCGGCCATGGCAGCACGCCACGCGGCTATGGCTACAGGCGGACGGTCCGGAAATTTCCTGCCGGCTTCCCGGTACGGGAAGTTGAAGCGCAGCGTCGCAACGCCAAGCCCGTTCAGTGCTGCCGTAAACCCTGTCAGGAACGGGTGCTCCATCCCGGCGCCGGCGCCGTGGGCCACCACCACGGTGGCGGACGGGTTGGCGGGGCGGGCATAAACGGCGGTGACGGTGACGTCGCCCGCCGTAACGGTCAGGGGCACTTCCGGCACTGGCATGCCTCCATCATGCCGGACGGGGACGCCGAAATCTGTCCGGTGTCCGCAGCCGGGGTGTACGTTGTCCCCATGGCGAGCGAACAGACCACCATTACCGTTCCGGGCCCGGACGGCGGGCGCGAGATGCGCATTTCCAGTCCCAGCCGGGTCCTTTGGCCGGACCTGGGGCTCACCAAGCTGGACCTGGCGCGCTACATCTGTGATGTGGGGGAGGCCTTCATCACGGCCAACGGTGACCGGCCGGTGGCCTTGCAGAGGTACTCGGACAACGTCGATGGCGACATGTTTTTCTCCAAGAACCCGCCCAAGGGGACGCCGGATTTCATCCGGACGCAGAAGGTGGTTTTTCCGAGTGCCCGCTCGCATCCCATGCTGATCCTGGACGAGCCCGCCGCAGCCGTGTGGGCGGTCCAGATGAACACGGTGGTCTTCCACCCCTGGCCGTCCCGCACTGCGAACACTGACAATCCGGACCAGCTGCGCATCGACCTGGATCCGCAGCCGGGAACAGACTTTGGGGATGCCGTCCCCGCCGCGCTGGTCATGAAGGAGGTCCTGGCCGAGGCAGGGCTGGCCTGCTTCATTAAGACCTCCGGCAACCGGGGGCTGCACGTGTACGCCCCCATCGAGCCCACGCGGGAGTTCCTTGACGTACGGCATGCGGTGATTGCTGCCGCCCGGGAAGTGGAGCGCAGGATGCCGAAGGAGGTCACCACCGCCTGGTGGAAGGAAGAACGGGGCAAGCGGATCTTCCTGGACTTCAACCAGGCCAACCGCGACCGCACCATCGCCGGCGCCTACAGCCCCAGGGCGCTGCCGCACGCCTCGGTCTCGTGCCCAATCACCTGGGATGAGCTGGAGACCGCGGACCCGAAGGACTTCACCATCCTGACCGTGCCGGACCGGCTTAGGACCGCGGGCGACCCGTGGGCGGACATGCACAGCAATGCGGGCACCATCGACACCCTGCTGGAGTGGTGGGACCGCGACCTGAAGGCCGGCCTGGAGGAACTGCCGTTTCCGCCGGATTACCCCAAGATGCCCGGGGAGCCGCCCCGGGTGCAGCCCAGCCGCGCCCGGAAGCAGGACTAGCAGCCTATTCGAAGCGGGACGGGTCCCCGGTTCCGCGCCGGACCACGTCGGCCACACCACTGGAGAAATCCACCACCGTGGTGGGCTCGGCTCCGCAATCACCGGCGTCGATCACCGCATCCACCTGGTGGTCCAGCCGCTCCTTGATCTCCCAGCCCTGGGTCAGCGGGTCCTCCTCGTCCGGCAGCAGCAGCGTGCTTGAAAGCAGCGGCTCACCGAGTTCTGCCAGCAGCGCCTGGACTACCCTGTTGTCCGGGATCCTGACGCCCACGGTCTTCTTCTTGGGGTGCAGCAGGCGCCGCGGAACCTCTTTGGTGGCCGGGAGGATGAACGTGTAGCTTCCGGGCGTCACGGACTTGATGCTGCGGAATACGTCGTTGCCGATGTTCACGAACTGCCCAAGCTGGGCGAAGTCCTTGCAGACCAGCGTGAAATGGTGCTTGTCGTCCAGCTTGCGGATGCTCCTGATCCTGTCCAGCGCATCCTTGTTGCCCAACTGGGCCCCCAATGCGTAGCAGGAGTCGGTGGGGTAGGCGATCAGGCCGCCGTCGAGCACTATGCGCACTGCCTGGGCAATGGCCCGGGGCTGCGGATCCTGGGGATGAACGTCAAAGTATCTGGCCATGCACCCGAGCCTACGTTCCCTGCCGCGCCCGCCGCACCACTTCCTCAGCCGGGAGCGTCACCGCCACCAGGAGCAGGGTGGGAGAATGTGGCTCATGGCTATGGAACGGATCGTCGTCGGCCTCCAGGGTGACGACGACGGGGAACTCCTGGTGCGCCGCGCCGCGAGGCTCCTCCACCGGGGCGACGGCGGCGAGCTGCTCGCCGTCCACGTACGCACCCCGGCCGGAACCCGGGCCGAGTCTCCGCAGGCACTCGAAGCCCAGCGCCGGCTCGTTGCGGACCTGGGCGGGAGCTATCACACCGTGTCGGCGTCCGACGTCGCCGCTGCCCTGGTGGAGTTCGCCCGTTCGGCAGAGGCCTCACACATCATCGTGGGGCAGTCGCGCCGCCACCGGATTACTGCCCCCTTCAGCCTGGGCGTGGACACCAAGGTGGTGCGGGAAGCAGCGGACATTGACGTCCAGGTGGTGCCCCTGGTCCGGTATTCCAGCAGTCACGGGAGGCGCGCGGAACTGGGCCGGGTGCGGACGGGGTTCGGGTTTGCCCTCGCCGCAGTCCTTCCGCCTCTGTTGCAGCTCCTCCTGGCCATGTTCGAGCACAGTGTGGCGACGGCGGTGCTGATCCAGCTCGCGGGCGCCGTCGCAGTATCCCTCGTGGGCGGACTATGGCCAGCCGTTGCCGGTGCGCTGTGGAGCAGCCTGCTGGTGAACTATTTTTCCACTCCGCCCCTTGGCGACCTCGCCATCCATGACCCCCAGGACCTCCTGTCGCTGGCGGTTTTTGTCGGCGTCTCGGTGGCGGTGGCGGGCGTGGTGGACGGATCAGCACGGCGTTCCAAGGAGGCGTCAAGGGCACAGGCCGAAGCCGCCACCCTGGGTGATCTTGCCCTGGGCGCCTCCCGCTCCGAGGACACCCTCCATGGGCTGCTCGCGGAAGCCCTCGATGCCTTCGGCGCCTCCGGGGCCGCCGTCGTCAGCAACCTTCCAACAGCGGGGCACGAGGATTCAGGGCACAAGGGGGTCCTGCTGGCCGGCGCCGGTGACATTTCCAGCTGGCAGGATGGAACTCAGGAGCTCCGCGGCGCTCCGGGGACCACCACCGTCCAAGTGGACCCGGTGACCTGGCTGGTCCTGTTCGGCCGGGAGGTGCCGCCGTCACGGCGGAGGCTGCTGGGCGCCTTCGCGGTGCACGTCAAGGCCCAGCTGGAACGCCGGCAGTTGGAGGCCAGCCGGCACGAGATCCTCCGGCTTGCAGAAGGGAACACCATGCGCACCGCCATCCTCCAGGCCGTGTCCCACGATCTGCGCACGCCACTGGCCGGGATCAAACTGGCGGCTGGCGGGCTCCTCCAAAATGGCGTTGCCTACACTCCGGCCGAACAGCGGGAGCTGCTTGAGACCATCGATGCGTGTACCGACCGGCTCGATTTGCTGGTAGGGAACCTGCTGGACATGTCGCGGATTACTGCCCGGTCGGTGGAGCCGCTGCTGGGCCCGGTCCGGTGGAGTGAGGCCATTGATGCGGCACTGCGCGGGCTTCCGGAGGCTGCCGTAGCGGTGGCGCTGCCCGCCAACCTGCCGCCCGTGGAGGCTGACCGCGGCCTTCTGGAACGGGTCATCGCGAACGTCCTTGAGAACGCGCTCAAACATGCGCCGGGTTCGGGAGTGGCAGTGACGACGACGGCGGACGGCTTGGGTGGCATGACCCCTGAGGGGCACCCCTGCGGCGAGCTCCGCATCGTCGACCACGGCCCCGGCGTCCCTGAACGGAAGGTGCTGGACATGTTCAGGCCTTTCCAGCGGGTGGACGACCTGCCCCAGGCCAGCGGGTTGGGCCTGGGACTCGCCGTCGCCCAGGGTTTCGTCCAGGCCATGCGGGGGACCCTTACGGCGGAGGGGACTCCGGGGGGAGGGCTGACGATGATTATCCGGCTGCCGCTCTCCACCGGCAGCCAAGGTGACGCGGCCGGCACTGCCCCGAGTACGGATGCCATCCGGGGCACCGGGACGGTGTTGACGTGACTGGACCCGCGCCGCATGCTGCGAAAGTCCTCGTGGTGGATGACGATCCCCATCTGCTGAAGGCACTGCGCATCACGCTGGCGGCGCATGGCTACGACGTGGACGTGGCGGCGGACGGAGCGTCTGCCCTGCTGGCTGCGAGCCGCAACGTGCCGGACGTTGTGGTCCTGGACCTCGGACTGCCGGACATGGACGGCGCAGGCGTCCTGGGTGATCTTCGGCGGTGGAGCTCGGTCCCGGTGCTGGTCCTGTCGGCGCGCCACGGGTCATCGGACAAGGTGGGGGCGCTGGATGCCGGCGCCGACGACTACATCACCAAACCTTTCGGGCTCGACGAACTCCTGGCCCGGCTGCGCGCGCTGTTGCGGCGCGTGCCGGGACCGGAATCTGCTCCGGTGGTGGCATCGTCCGGCTTTACTGTGGACCTCGTGCACCGGCAGGTGCTGCGTGACGGAAACCCGGTCCGGCTCACGCCCACGGAGTGGAGCATCCTCGAAATACTGGTGCGGAATCCGAGAGGACTCATAACCCACCAGCAGTTGCTGGCGCATGCCTGGGGGCCTGGCTACAGGAAGGAAGCCAATTATCTGCGGGTTTACATGGCCCAGCTCCGCAGGAAACTGGAAACCGACCCCGGCAACCCGCGCCACCTGCAGACCGAACCTGGAATCGGCTACCGCTTCGTTCCCTGAGTTCGGGGTAACGCGGGGGTCATGCCCCCTACCCAGAGGGCTGCCCGTGGGGCAGGATGTTGTCTGGTTCCATTCCTTTCAGTTCAAACGCAAGGAGATCCGGCCATGCCCACCACCCTCAACCCCTATCTCAGCTTCCGTGACGATGCCAGGGAAGCCATGAACTTCTACCAGTCGGTTTTTGGAGGTGAGCTGACGCTAAGCACTTTTGGTGAGTTCCAGGCCAGCGAGGACCCGGCCGAAGCCGAAAAGATCATGCACGGCATGCTGACCACCACGCAGGGCCTGGTGCTGATGGGCGCCGACACTCCGAACAGTATGGAGTTCAGGCCCGGCTCGTCCATCTCCATCTCCCTTAGCGGGGATGACCAGGCGGAACTGCGCGGCTACTACGACAAGCTCAGTGGCAACGGCGGCACAGTGGCAGTGCCGATGGAACAGGCTCCGTGGGGCGACATCTTCGGAATGTGCACCGACCGGTATGGGGTGGCCTGGCTCGTCAACGTCAACAACGCGCAGGCAGCCGGGACTCCATAACTGGCGGCCGGCCAGGGCCCGGCCATGTTTCGTTGAGGAGGGACGCCACGCAACGCGACGATGTACGCGTGGAGTCCCTCTTTGATTTCCTGTCGGACGGAAGGAACCATGGCCCGACGCACGCTCTATCTCGACGTCGATGGCGTCGTGTGTCCTTTTGGTCCGGAAGGGCACAATGGCTGGGGCACCCGGTGGCTGCGCGCTGATGCCGGCCTGTTGCCCGTGGCCTTCGCGCCCGAACTCGTGGCGGGACTCAACAGCCTGGCGGCCATGGCGGAGCTGCGGTGCGTCTGGCTCACCAGCTGGGAGGAGCTGGCGGCCCAGTACCTCTGCCCGGCGATCGGCCTGGCCGGCGCCCGCTGGCCGCACCTGACGGCGCAAGGAGCCGGCAGCGGCCCCGGCTGGTGGAAGCTCGGCGCCATCCAGGACGATGTGGAACGGACCGCGCCCGATCTCGTCGCCTGGGTGGACGACCAGCTCGCGTACGAGGCCGAAGCCCAGGCCTGGGCCCGGATCATGGGCCACCGGCTGCTGGCTGTTTCACCGGATCCCAGGCGGGGGATCTCGCCGTCGGAGCTGGAAGCAGTCAGTTCCTTTCTCGGGCAGCCGGTGTTTTGACGTCTTGCCCCGGGCGCGTACGATCGATAAGGTTTCACGCCGGCTGTTTAGCGCCGCAGGTCATTCCAAGCGAACAGCTGGTGAATTATGCTGTGCAAGGCAGCCGGGGAAAGAAACTGCTGAACGTCGACTCTGCAGATTGGGCAACAGGTGGATATCACCTTCATGGTGGCGCTGGTCATCGCACTGGCACTATTTTTCGACTTCACTAACGGTTTCCACGACACCGCGAACGCCATGGCCACGCCCATCGCAACCGGTGCCATTAAACCGAAGACAGCTGTCACACTCGCCGCCATCCTGAACCTGGTGGGCGCCTTCCTGTCCACGGAAGTGGCGAAAACGGTCTCCGGCGGCATCATCCGTGAAGGCTCCGGTGGCGTACAGATCACACCGGACATTATTTTCGCCGGCCTCATGGGGGCCATCCTGTGGAACATGATCACCTGGTTGAAGGGCCTGCCGTCGAGTTCCTCGCACGCACTGTTCGGCGGCCTCATTGGCGCGGCCATCGCAGGCATCGGGTTCAACTCCATCAATCTTGAGACCCTGCTTCAGAAGGTCATCCTGCCGGCGATCTTCGCTCCGGTCATCGCCGGGGCCGCTGCCTACGTCTGTACCCGCCTCGCCTATGCACTGACTTCGCGCCACGACCCCGAAACGGGCAGCAAGCTGACGCAGAAGCGCGGCGGCTTCCGGACCGGCCAGATCTTCACCTCAAGCCTGGTGGCGCTGGCGCACGGCACCAATGACGCGCAGAAGACGATGGGCATCATCACGCTGGTGCTGATCGCCGCAGGCACGCAGGCTCCAGGCTCCGGCCCCCAGTTGTGGGTGAT
This genomic interval from Arthrobacter sp. SLBN-100 contains the following:
- a CDS encoding flavin reductase family protein; translation: MTATSDLAPRRLRDIFGNFASGLTVITSSTANGRAGFTCQSFASLSLDPALVTFSPARTSSTWPALREAGSFTVNILPAEHQHLAGQFARSGADKFAGVSHSSSPLGNPVLDDALAWIDCELHAEYDGGDHTIVVAAVRHLSARQDAEPLLFFKGRYAELAPAGRLLEAAG
- a CDS encoding CBS domain-containing protein, yielding MATAREIMTGGAECVGENETLEAAARKMKDLDVGSLPICGEDNRLKGMLTDRDIVVKCLAEGGDPRTATAGQFAEGKPVTIGADDSIEEAIRTMQDHQVRRLPVIDGHNLVGVVSQADIARNYPEDRVGELVAFISY
- the hrpB gene encoding ATP-dependent helicase HrpB; translation: MTSPGRQQQPFAGKPFDLAAVGAGLVFADSLAALTQVLGGGAGRAAVVQAPPGTGKTTLVPPLLANLPVHGGGRIVVTQPRRVAARAAARRLSSLDGSPLGSRVGYSVRGERQAGPGTVVEFLTPGILLRRLLADPGLEGVAAVVLDEVHERGLETDLLVGMLAEVRELRGDLTVVAMSATLDAPRFAALLSTDAGGAHDGGTPAPVVDCPSALHPLQIDWQPAPGPRLDGRGVTPTFLDHVARTAAEELTRALSADSSTDALVFLPGAREVSRVAADLKRRLGTGVDVLELHGQAAAADQDRAVSGRLPGGNPRVIVSTDLAESSLTVPGVRLVIDSGLTREPRRDAGRGMSGLVTVSCSRASADQRAGRAARQGPGRVVRCYDQQAYGAAPAHVTPEIRVADLAGAALLLAAWGAPRGVGLALPDQPPQQAMDDAMEVLRELGAVAEDGHATGMGRLLATIPADPRLGRALLDGAAAAGQLAAAEAVALVSGDHRAPGADLTRLLSQLRNEPGPAARRWAEDTRRLAALAQRGPLSTSPALPSPVTGTAVVGAVVALAFPDRVARLVGGGAPNRYLLSSGTRAGLPAGSSLSGHEWLAVAEVTRADGRDSAGTGAVIRSAAPLTPDLAEAAASHLLAEAVEAEFAGGRVSARRVRRLGAIVLASTPVRPSPAEGRAAVAEALKREGLGVLEWSTAADALRRRLAFLHRGLRAPWPDVSDQSLLLRLQEWLGPELEQLAGGTAARSIDLAHPLRRLLPWPEAAKLDDLAPEWLEVPSGSRIRIEYPDASDETARPVVAVKLQECFGWAETPRLLGGRVPVLFHLLSPARRPLAVTDDLTSFWSGPYAQVRAEMRGRYPKHPWPEDPWSATATARVKPRQ
- a CDS encoding alpha/beta hydrolase family protein, which translates into the protein MPVPEVPLTVTAGDVTVTAVYARPANPSATVVVAHGAGAGMEHPFLTGFTAALNGLGVATLRFNFPYREAGRKFPDRPPVAIAAWRAAMAAAAEEAAKHQDTGPLWAAGKSFGGRMASMAVAEGMEAAGLVYLGYPLHPPGKPEKLRDEHLYGLATPMLFLQGSRDTFASSEILADVVSRIGTNAVLQWVEGADHSFAVAGMKRPAAEAGASLAQPVAAFIQDQS
- the ligD gene encoding non-homologous end-joining DNA ligase, coding for MASEQTTITVPGPDGGREMRISSPSRVLWPDLGLTKLDLARYICDVGEAFITANGDRPVALQRYSDNVDGDMFFSKNPPKGTPDFIRTQKVVFPSARSHPMLILDEPAAAVWAVQMNTVVFHPWPSRTANTDNPDQLRIDLDPQPGTDFGDAVPAALVMKEVLAEAGLACFIKTSGNRGLHVYAPIEPTREFLDVRHAVIAAAREVERRMPKEVTTAWWKEERGKRIFLDFNQANRDRTIAGAYSPRALPHASVSCPITWDELETADPKDFTILTVPDRLRTAGDPWADMHSNAGTIDTLLEWWDRDLKAGLEELPFPPDYPKMPGEPPRVQPSRARKQD
- a CDS encoding L-threonylcarbamoyladenylate synthase; translated protein: MARYFDVHPQDPQPRAIAQAVRIVLDGGLIAYPTDSCYALGAQLGNKDALDRIRSIRKLDDKHHFTLVCKDFAQLGQFVNIGNDVFRSIKSVTPGSYTFILPATKEVPRRLLHPKKKTVGVRIPDNRVVQALLAELGEPLLSSTLLLPDEEDPLTQGWEIKERLDHQVDAVIDAGDCGAEPTTVVDFSSGVADVVRRGTGDPSRFE
- a CDS encoding DUF4118 domain-containing protein — encoded protein: MAMERIVVGLQGDDDGELLVRRAARLLHRGDGGELLAVHVRTPAGTRAESPQALEAQRRLVADLGGSYHTVSASDVAAALVEFARSAEASHIIVGQSRRHRITAPFSLGVDTKVVREAADIDVQVVPLVRYSSSHGRRAELGRVRTGFGFALAAVLPPLLQLLLAMFEHSVATAVLIQLAGAVAVSLVGGLWPAVAGALWSSLLVNYFSTPPLGDLAIHDPQDLLSLAVFVGVSVAVAGVVDGSARRSKEASRAQAEAATLGDLALGASRSEDTLHGLLAEALDAFGASGAAVVSNLPTAGHEDSGHKGVLLAGAGDISSWQDGTQELRGAPGTTTVQVDPVTWLVLFGREVPPSRRRLLGAFAVHVKAQLERRQLEASRHEILRLAEGNTMRTAILQAVSHDLRTPLAGIKLAAGGLLQNGVAYTPAEQRELLETIDACTDRLDLLVGNLLDMSRITARSVEPLLGPVRWSEAIDAALRGLPEAAVAVALPANLPPVEADRGLLERVIANVLENALKHAPGSGVAVTTTADGLGGMTPEGHPCGELRIVDHGPGVPERKVLDMFRPFQRVDDLPQASGLGLGLAVAQGFVQAMRGTLTAEGTPGGGLTMIIRLPLSTGSQGDAAGTAPSTDAIRGTGTVLT